One window from the genome of Terriglobales bacterium encodes:
- a CDS encoding MFS transporter — MISFAFWATVINYLDRQTLSVAAPVLREHFHMSNVEYSRVVFAFLLAYTVSNGISGPVIDRLGTKLGYGLCMLWWSVAALLHSFATGAISLGMFRFLLGIGEAGNWPAGVKVATEWFPETERALASGIFNSGSAVGAILAPPIVAWILLHYGWPAAFTAIGAVGLLWLVLWLPTYQTLPAVDAELDVPPIPVRELARTRFVVGFALSKIFLDPVWYFYLFWFPEYLKRARAFDMAAIGKYSWIPFAVAGAGNFLGGGFSGWLLRRGASVTLARKSAVTLFAALMTSAIGAVLVQQTWLAIALISVAMLGYTGSLANMLAMPGDVFPKNSVASVYGLASMGSGFGGMLFTLITGWLVDHYSYTPVFVGFGLLPLICATILWLLVGELRPIGRRRIRGLTLEEAAIPN; from the coding sequence ATGATCTCGTTCGCCTTCTGGGCGACGGTCATCAACTATCTCGATCGGCAAACGCTTTCCGTAGCCGCACCCGTGCTGCGTGAGCATTTCCACATGAGCAACGTGGAATATTCGCGCGTTGTGTTCGCATTCCTGCTGGCTTACACCGTGAGCAACGGTATCTCCGGGCCGGTCATCGATCGGTTGGGGACAAAGCTCGGGTACGGGTTGTGCATGTTGTGGTGGTCGGTGGCTGCGCTTTTGCACAGCTTCGCAACCGGTGCAATCAGCCTCGGGATGTTTCGGTTCTTGCTGGGAATTGGTGAAGCCGGCAACTGGCCCGCCGGAGTCAAGGTAGCGACGGAGTGGTTTCCCGAAACCGAACGCGCCCTGGCCTCCGGAATCTTCAACAGTGGCTCGGCAGTAGGCGCGATCCTGGCTCCGCCTATCGTCGCATGGATTCTGCTGCATTACGGATGGCCGGCAGCGTTTACAGCCATTGGCGCGGTGGGACTTCTATGGCTGGTCCTGTGGCTGCCCACTTATCAGACGCTGCCAGCAGTCGATGCCGAACTCGATGTGCCGCCGATTCCCGTGCGCGAACTCGCGCGCACGCGCTTCGTCGTTGGATTCGCGTTATCTAAGATTTTTCTGGACCCGGTGTGGTACTTCTACCTCTTCTGGTTTCCCGAATATCTGAAACGGGCGCGTGCATTCGACATGGCGGCGATCGGCAAATATTCCTGGATTCCCTTTGCGGTAGCGGGAGCGGGCAATTTTCTGGGCGGCGGATTTTCCGGCTGGCTCCTGCGGCGGGGCGCCTCTGTAACCTTGGCGCGCAAGAGCGCGGTCACGTTGTTTGCGGCGTTGATGACCTCCGCCATCGGCGCTGTCCTGGTGCAACAGACGTGGCTCGCGATTGCGCTTATTTCCGTCGCGATGCTTGGTTATACCGGCAGCCTCGCGAATATGCTGGCTATGCCGGGCGACGTGTTTCCTAAAAACTCTGTTGCCTCGGTTTATGGACTTGCAAGTATGGGCTCCGGATTCGGTGGCATGCTGTTCACGCTGATCACCGGCTGGCTGGTGGATCACTATTCGTACACGCCAGTGTTCGTCGGCTTCGGATTGCTCCCGCTGATCTGTGCGACCATTCTATGGCTGCTCGTGGGTGAGTTACGGCCCATCGGTAGGAGAAGGATTCGCGGTTTGACTTTAGAAGAAGCGGCGATACCAAACTGA
- a CDS encoding LacI family DNA-binding transcriptional regulator: protein MPVTIKDVARESGVNTSTVSRALNNGYGVNDETRKHVVEVATRLNYRTNQVARGLVTGHSQSIGLVVSDIRNPFFAEVARGAEDAAHRAGRDLVLCNSDLKAEKQMGYFNSLLAKRVDGIVMNSVAGLNRAQQDQLRAAGVPIVLLNRSSVYRRFSSVLGDNLQGGEIAGKYLIDLGHVRVGHITGPRAHGNLTDRAKGFLKAFHDRGLPEPEVIYGEHTFAGGYESARQLLEADRKITAIFAGNDVLAFGCIRAAIEKGIRIPDDLSIIGFDNVEMSQITNPPLTTIDQPKYEIGKAAIEMLLNMMAKDGIREPEHRVIGVRLIERQSCRRISDSTGPNRKNGKRFGSGRQGGPNRNGTAQVCT, encoded by the coding sequence ATGCCAGTCACGATCAAAGACGTTGCCCGCGAATCAGGCGTGAATACTTCCACGGTTTCAAGAGCCCTCAACAACGGTTACGGCGTAAACGATGAGACGCGCAAGCACGTAGTGGAGGTCGCCACCCGGCTCAACTACCGCACCAACCAAGTCGCTCGCGGCTTGGTGACGGGGCACTCGCAAAGTATTGGTCTGGTAGTAAGTGACATTCGCAACCCATTCTTCGCGGAAGTTGCTCGGGGCGCGGAAGACGCTGCGCATCGTGCAGGTCGCGACCTAGTCCTCTGTAATAGCGACTTGAAAGCTGAAAAGCAGATGGGATACTTCAACTCGCTTCTCGCCAAGCGTGTGGATGGGATCGTGATGAATTCAGTCGCGGGATTGAATCGCGCGCAGCAAGATCAGTTGAGGGCTGCCGGCGTGCCGATCGTGCTGCTGAATCGCAGTTCGGTGTATCGGCGTTTCTCTTCGGTATTAGGAGACAATCTCCAGGGCGGCGAGATCGCGGGCAAATACCTGATCGATCTCGGTCACGTCAGGGTGGGTCACATCACCGGTCCGCGGGCACACGGCAACTTGACCGATCGCGCCAAGGGATTCCTGAAGGCTTTTCACGATCGGGGCCTCCCGGAGCCGGAAGTCATTTATGGGGAGCACACTTTCGCAGGCGGCTATGAGTCGGCCCGTCAACTGTTGGAAGCCGATCGCAAGATCACAGCGATCTTCGCCGGAAACGATGTGCTTGCCTTCGGCTGCATTCGCGCCGCAATCGAAAAGGGGATTCGCATTCCCGACGACCTGTCGATCATCGGCTTCGACAACGTCGAAATGTCCCAGATCACTAATCCACCTTTGACCACGATCGATCAGCCAAAGTACGAAATCGGGAAAGCGGCCATCGAGATGCTGTTGAACATGATGGCGAAGGACGGCATTCGCGAACCGGAACACCGGGTGATCGGCGTGCGCCTGATTGAGCGCCAATCCTGCCGGAGAATCTCTGACTCTACTGGCCCGAACCGCAAGAACGGAAAGCGTTTTGGCAGCGGGCGCCAAGGCGGACCGAACCGGAATGGAACTGCTCAAGTTTGCACGTGA